A single genomic interval of Bos javanicus breed banteng chromosome 8, ARS-OSU_banteng_1.0, whole genome shotgun sequence harbors:
- the DMRTA1 gene encoding doublesex- and mab-3-related transcription factor A1: MEQSQCGSRDRSRSGPLHLAPGLVVAAPPPPSPALPVPPGIPVPPTFLRPSSLFLRAASSAGSGGCPPPAELERGVGAVAGGYPRTPKCARCRNHGVVSALKGHKRFCRWRDCACAKCTLIAERQRVMAAQVALRRQQAQEESEARGLQRLLYPGPSGPGGRSSGGSSRTETSQTTSSGPATVTALGLSASRQASGLATPVFEIFQPDYIEEKQGQKESKCDSCQSGQEELGSKSHQFTLRSSPKSNDVTGKQNIRSSISENPNKDDSIQSLHPGEQSGGEESPRSLSSSDLESGNESEWAKDFTDSTASHPTVSSRPRDPLDILTKIFPSYRRSRLEGILQFCKGDVVQAIEEILNGKEHKPDTRDLANSGALENTAFPRVSNFSLAGIGFGTLGNKSAFSPLHTSSASYGGDSSLYSLNPRLGISPFRLAYSSPGRGLSGFMSPYLTPGLVPSLPCRPALDYAFSGMIRDSSYLPIKDSVTGGRLYSRPNQSNL, encoded by the exons ATGGAGCAGTCACAGTGTGGCAGTAGAGACCGCAGCCGCAGCGGCCCACTCCACCTGGCCCCGGGACTGGTGGTCGCGGCCCCTCCGCCCCCGTCTCCGGCGTTACCGGTACCCCCGGGGATACCTGTTCCTCCAACTTTCCTGCGCCCGTCCAGCCTCTTTCTGAGGGCAGCCTCCAGCGCGGGAAGCGGAGGTTGCCCGCCGCCTGCCGAACTGGAAAGGGGGGTGGGCGCTGTGGCCGGTGGCTACCCACGGACACCCAAGTGCGCCCGTTGTCGCAACCACGGAGTGGTGTCTGCCCTCAAGGGCCACAAGCGCTTCTGTCGCTGGCGGGACTGCGCGTGTGCCAAGTGCACCCTGATCGCCGAACGCCAGCGTGTCATGGCCGCACAGGTGGCGCTGCGCAGACAGCAGGCCCAAGAGGAGAGCGAGGCTCGGGGGCTGCAAAGGCTTCTGTACCCTGGACCCTCAGGGCCAGGGGGTCGGTCATCCGGAGGCAGCAGCAGAACGGAGACTTCCCAGACGACCTCGAGCGGCCCTGCGACGGTGACTGCTCTGGGACTGAGTGCCTCGAGACAGGCTAGTGGTCTGGCGACCCCTGTTTTCGAAATTTTCCAGCCAGATTATATAGAGGAAAAACAAG gACAAAAGGAGAGTAAATGTGACTCATGCCAGAGTGGACAAGAAGAACTGGGGTCTAAATCCCATCAGTTTACCCTGAGATCATCTCCTAAGTCTAATGATgtcactggaaaacaaaacatcaGGTCATCTATTTCAGAAAACCCAAACAAGGATGATAGCATTCAGTCTCTTCATCCTGGGGAGCAGTCAGGAGGGGAAGAGAGTCCCAGGTCCCTGTCATCCTCTGATTTGGAATCAGGAAATGAAAGTGAGTGGGCCAAAGACTTCACTGATTCTACAGCCAGCCATCCCACTGTGTCCTCTAGACCAAGAGATCCTCTTGATATCCTTACCAAGATTTTCCCAAGTTACAGACGCAGCAGGCTAGAAGGCATTCTGCAGTTCTGCAAAGGGGATGTTGTCCAAGCTATTGAAGAGATcctaaatggaaaagaacacaAACCAGACACCAGGGACCTAGCAAATTCAGGAGCATTGGAAAACACAGCTTTTCCGAGAGTTTCGAATTTTAGTTTAGCTGGAATTGGTTTTGGAACTCTAGGAAATAAATCAGCTTTCTCTCCCCTTCACACTTCTTCTGCTTCTTACGGAGGTGATTCAAGTCTCTATAGCTTAAATCCTAGACTAGGTATCAGTCCATTTCGACTGGCatattcctctccagggagaGGGCTGTCTGGTTTCATGTCTCCCTATCTGACTCCTGGGTTGGTACCATCATTGCCTTGTAGGCCAGCTCTGGATTATGCCTTTTCAGGAATGATTAGGGATTCTTCTTACCTTCCCATCAAAGACTCAGTAACTGGTGGCAGACTGTATTCCAGGCCAAATCAGAGCAACCTGTAA